Part of the Listeria innocua genome is shown below.
TCCCGTCATATCTACAGGCAATTCCTGCCAAACAAGCGCTTACGGCAATCATTTATATTCCTCCTTTATTTTTAAATTTATTTTAACATAAAAAAGCTGCCACCACTTAAAGGCGACAGCTCTATTGATTATTAGATATTTTGATAAGCTACGGCGATTTGAGTACCGATTAGTGCGTTGTGTTTTACTAGTTCGATATTTGCTTCTAAGCTCTTACCGTCTGTTAGTTCTTTTACTTTGCCAAGAAGGAATGGTGTAACGTCTTTTCCGTGGATGTGGTTTTCTTCTGCTTCTTTAAGTGCAGTTTGGATAACATCGTTAATTACTTTTTCATCCATTGCAAATTCTTCTGGGATTGGGTTTGTGATTACAGCGCCACCTTCAATTTTTAGATCCCATTTTGCTTTAAGGGACTCAGCGATAACTTCTGGAGCATCTGCACGTAATGTTAATTCTACATCGCTTGAACGAGTATAGAATGCTGGAAGTACGTCTGTTTGGTAACCAATTACTGGAACGCCTTTTGTTTCTAAGTATTCCATTGTTAAGTTTAAGTCTAAGATAGATTTTGCTCCAGCACATACTACTGCTACATTTGTTTTCGCTAACTCTTCTAAATCAGCAGAAACGTCCATTGTTGTTTCGGCACCGCGGTGAACTCCGCCGATTCCACCAGTTACAAAGATACCGATTTCTGCTAATTCAGCACAGATCATCGTTGCAGCTACTGTTGTTGCTCCTAGTTGTTTTGTAGCAATAAGGTAGCCAATATCACGACGAGAAACTTTTGCTACATTGCTGCTTTTTGCAAATAGTTCTAGTTCTTCATCAGAAAGACCGATTTTAATTTTACCGTCGATTAAAGCGATTGTTGCAGGTACCGCGCCGTTATCACGGATAATTTGTTCTACGTCACGAGCCATTTCAACATTTTGTGGGTAAGGCATGCCGTGAGAGATGATTGTGGATTCTAAGGCTACGATAGCTTTTCCTTCTGCTTTTGCTTGTTTTACTTCTTCGGATAATGATAGATAATTTTTCATTTGAATTCCTCCAGATCTTTTTGTAGTTGGGATGTTGATAAATTTTGGCGAACAGTGTATTCAGATTCGAGTGTTCGCGCAGCATTTACGCTCCCTGCTTTTAAAATTTCTTGTAAAGATTTTCCTTCTAACCATGCATAAATTACCGCAGAACAAAATGCATCTCCTGCTCCTGTCACATCTACAATGTTTTCAATGACAATAGCGGGTTCAAAGATAATGCCTTCTGCGTTGTTTGCTGCAACTGCACCTTTACTGCCATTTGTAACGATGACATTTTTCACGCCTAAATCTAGCCATTTTTGTGCAGCTAAGCGCCAGTCTTCATCGTTTTCAATGGTCATTTCTAGGTGAGTTTCTGATTCGTCTCGGTTGCATATTAGCCAAGTCACGTGATCCAAGCGTTCTGGTAAATGAGACATTTTAGGTGAGGAAACGGGTACCAAGACTAATGGGATGGAATTAATTTCGGCAAAACTCCCAAGGTATTCTAATGTTTCTTTTGGACAATTTAAATCGGCAATAATGGCGCTCGCTTGACTTAGCAAGCCTTCGTTTTTCGCTAGTACATCTGGGGTTAAGTGATCGTATGCATCCATGTCCGCTAGTGCAACGAGCAAATCTCCATTGTTTTCGAGTACGGCTGTATAAGAACCTGTTGCGATGCTTGGAAATGCAGTGACATAATCTAAGTTCATATATGTATTACTGGCATTTTTGACAGCTTCCCAGTCGGAGTCTGTTCCACAAGCAGTGAGTAATATAACTTCTTTTCCAAGGCGACCAAGGTTTTCACCAACGTTCCTAGCAACTCCGCCAGCACTTTGTGTTGAGCGCACCGGATTAGATGTAGCTAGCTGGGCCTTGTCTTTAATGTAAAACTTCCGATCGACGTTCGCTCCACCTATACAAACGATTTGTTTTGCTTCATTTAAAATATAGGCTTTTCCTAAAATGCGACCTTTTTTAATAAGGCCAGAAATAAGGTTCGCTACTGTCGGTCTTGATAAATCAAGTATATCAGCAAGTTCTTGTTGAGAAATGTAAGGATTTTTACGGATGGAATTGAAAATTATCTCTTCCTTTTCGTTCATTTTCGCTTTATTATTCTCCACGATATAATGCACCTCCATTCCAAACTTTTGTTTTAATTTCAAACACATGTTTATTATATATGTAAATGCTTTCTTTTGCAATCTAAAAAACGAAAATCCACTTCTTTTTAGGAAGAAAATTTTCGTTTATCGTTATTTATTTTGAAGGATAAGCAGCTCGTTTTCAGTCAGTGGGCGGTATTCACCGAGTTCAAGAGAATCATCTAGTTGTAAGTTCCCCATTGAAATTCGTTTTAAATAGCTGACTGTTTTCCCGCGAGCAGCGAACATTCTTTTCACTTGGTGGAATTTTCCTTCTTGGATAGTTACTTTTATTTCGTTCGGAGTGATAATTTCTAAATGAGCTGGTTTACAGGTGTAGCCGTCATCGAGAGTGACGCCAGCACTGAAGGCTTCTACATCCTCTGCTGTAACATCGCCATCAATTTTAGCATAATATGTTTTATCAATATGC
Proteins encoded:
- a CDS encoding carbohydrate kinase, whose product is MENNKAKMNEKEEIIFNSIRKNPYISQQELADILDLSRPTVANLISGLIKKGRILGKAYILNEAKQIVCIGGANVDRKFYIKDKAQLATSNPVRSTQSAGGVARNVGENLGRLGKEVILLTACGTDSDWEAVKNASNTYMNLDYVTAFPSIATGSYTAVLENNGDLLVALADMDAYDHLTPDVLAKNEGLLSQASAIIADLNCPKETLEYLGSFAEINSIPLVLVPVSSPKMSHLPERLDHVTWLICNRDESETHLEMTIENDEDWRLAAQKWLDLGVKNVIVTNGSKGAVAANNAEGIIFEPAIVIENIVDVTGAGDAFCSAVIYAWLEGKSLQEILKAGSVNAARTLESEYTVRQNLSTSQLQKDLEEFK
- a CDS encoding pseudouridine-5'-phosphate glycosidase, producing MKNYLSLSEEVKQAKAEGKAIVALESTIISHGMPYPQNVEMARDVEQIIRDNGAVPATIALIDGKIKIGLSDEELELFAKSSNVAKVSRRDIGYLIATKQLGATTVAATMICAELAEIGIFVTGGIGGVHRGAETTMDVSADLEELAKTNVAVVCAGAKSILDLNLTMEYLETKGVPVIGYQTDVLPAFYTRSSDVELTLRADAPEVIAESLKAKWDLKIEGGAVITNPIPEEFAMDEKVINDVIQTALKEAEENHIHGKDVTPFLLGKVKELTDGKSLEANIELVKHNALIGTQIAVAYQNI